A genomic window from Glycine soja cultivar W05 chromosome 10, ASM419377v2, whole genome shotgun sequence includes:
- the LOC114369908 gene encoding uncharacterized protein LOC114369908: MYGNLNDPSKSSAKQLAGYITLLETIPPHPAAPTLCIEDIDDRWIQFFEYLAPVGQICVALGQCVTDYMEWFYMISHPFMSSAQPRDLPKHLPVLHDDTFIEPDIPQHPVVAGAMDEALTDAPFHVEQPRHVVIFLSTRWWQELWTKHLQMHLLM, encoded by the exons ATGTATGGGAATTTGAATGATCCATCTAAGAGCAGCGCCAAACAACTTGCAGGGTATATCACACTTTTAGAG ACCATTCCTCCACACCCTGCTGCTCCAACATTATGCATAGAAGATATTGATGATAGATGGATTCAATTTTTTGAATACCTTGCACCGGTGGGTCAAATATGTGTTGCACTTGGACAGTGTGTAACAGACTACATGGAGTGGTTCTACATGATTTCTCATCCCTTCATGAGTTCGGCACAGCCTAGGGATCTTCCTAAACATCTACCCGTGTTGCATGATGACACATTTATTGAACCAGATATTCCTCAGCACCCGGTGGTGGCAGGAGCTATGGACGAAGCACTTACAGATGCACCTTTTCATGTAGAGCAACCTCGACATGTAgtg ATATTCCTCAGCACCCGGTGGTGGCAAGAGCTATGGACGAAGCACTTACAGATGCACCTGCTTATGTAG
- the LOC114371559 gene encoding protein MAINTENANCE OF MERISTEMS-like: MALKIMVRIRYLSRALADEVHEQPKEVVVNDVVTDAEGFPDRPHDTSVLIGYVHHVVMIVWNEEVAKFDRPALEIEGLVAAVGLSPLIAFSLDIGYRGLISGFVERWHKETSSFHLPIGEVTITLDDVALLLHLPIIGAFHSFEALHMNKVLLLLTELLEVSSEEARAKTVQ; encoded by the exons ATGGCATTAAAG ATTATGGTTAGAATAAGATATTTGAGTCGGGCTTTAG CTGATGAGGTCCATGAACAACCTAAAGAAGTAGTTGTTAATGATGTAGTTACTGATGCCGAGGGTTTTCCAGACAGGCCCCACGACACATCGGTTTTGATTGGCTATGTTCATCATGTTGTAATGATTGTTTGGAATGAAgag GTTGCGAAATTTGACAGGCCTGCTCTAGAGATTGAAGGCTTAGTGGCAGCTGTAGGATTAAGTCCTTTGATCGCATTTTCCTTGGACATTGGATACCGGGGACTTATATCAGGTTTTGTAGAGAGGTGGCATAAGGAAACTAGTAGTTTCCATCTTCCTATAGGAGAGGTGACTATCACCCTCGATGATGTGGCATTGTTGCTTCATTTGCCCATTATAGGCGCCTTCCATAGCTTTGAGGCTCTTCATATGAACAAAGTCTTGTTGTTGTTAACTGAATTACTTGAAGTTAGTTCAGAAGAAGCAAGAGCTAAGACGGTACAATGA
- the LOC114369907 gene encoding probable glycerol-3-phosphate dehydrogenase [NAD(+)] 1, cytosolic: MGVVSNEYSNGSVQGCNSLEEKLDDLRGLLGKADGDPLRIVSVGAGAWGSVFAALLQDTYGQFRDKVQIRIWRRPGKTVDRATAEHLFEVINSREDVLRRLIRRCAYLKYVEARLGDRTLLADEILKDGFCLNMIDTPLCPLKVVTNLQEAVWDADIVVNGLPSTETREIFEEISIYWKERITVPVIISLAKGIEAALEPVPHIITPTKMINQATGVPMENILYLGGPNIASEIYNKEYANARICGAEKWRKPLAKFLRQPHFIVWDNSDLVTHEIMGGLKNVYAIGAGMVAALTNESATSKSVYFAHCTSEMIFITHLLAEEPEKLAGPLLADTYVTLLKGRNAWYGQMLAKGELSPDMGDSISGKGMIQGVSAVEAFFELLSHSSLNVLHPEENKPVAPVELCPILKTLYKILISREQSSEAILQALRDENLNDPRERIEIAQSHAFYMPSLLGQP; this comes from the exons ATGGGAGTAGTTAGTAATGAGTACTCAAATGGATCTGTTCAAGGCTGCAATAGTTTAGAGGAGAAGCTCGATGATCTTCGTGGCCTACTTGGCAAGGCTGATGGTGATCCTTTGAGAATTGTGAGTGTTGGTGCTGGTGCTTGGGGCAGTGTTTTTGCTGCTTTGCTGCAAGATACTTATGGCCAATTCCGTGATAAGGTGCAAATCAGGATATGGAGAAGGCCAGGAAAGACAGTTGATAGAGCCACTGCAGAGCACCTCTTCGAAGTTATCAATTCTAGGGAGGATGTGTTGAGGAGGTTGATAAGGCGCTGTGCTTATCTGAAATACGTCGAAGCCAGGCTTGGTGATAGGACTCTTCTGGCTGATGAGATTTTGAAAGATGGGTTTTGCTTGAATATGATTGACACACCACTTTGTCCATTGAAGGTGGTCACAAACTTGCAAGAAGCTGTTTGGGATGCTGATATTGTGGTTAATGGTTTGCCTTCAACCGAAACACGCGAGATTTTTGAAGAGATTAGTATATATTGGAAGGAGAGAATCACAGTGCCAGTGATAATCTCTTTGGCAAAGGGTATAGAGGCTGCATTGGAGCCTGTTCCCCATATTATAACCCCCACAAAAATGATTAACCAAGCAA CTGGAGTGCCTATGGAGAACATACTTTATCTTGGTGGTCCAAATATTGCCTCAGAAATATACAACAAGGAGTATGCCAATGCTCGAATATGCGGAGCAGAGAAATGGAGGAAACCTCTGGCAAAGTTTCTACGACAACCACATTTTATTGTCTGGGACAACAGTGACCTTGTCACCCATGAGATCATGGGTGGCCTGAAAAATGTCTATGCAATTGGTGCCG GAATGGTAGCAGCCCTTACCAATGAGAGTGCTACTAGCAAATCTGTCTACTTTGCACACTGCACATCAGAGATGATATTTATCACTCATTTGTTGGCTGAAGAGCCTGAGAAACTTGCAGGGCCACTATTGGCTGACACTTATGTGACTTTACTAAAAGGTCGTAACGCATGGTATGGTCAGATGTTAGCTAAGGGTGAATTAAGCCCAGACATGGGTGACAGCATCAGTGGCAAAGGAATGATTCAG GGTGTCTCTGCAGTGGAGGCATTCTTTGAACTTTTGAGCCATTCAAGCCTGAATGTGTTGCACCCAGAAGAAAACAAACCGGTTGCTCCTGTTGAACTCTGCCCCATCCTGAAGACACTGTATAAAATATTGATATCCAG GGAACAGTCATCAGAAGCTATTCTCCAAGCTCTTAGGGATGAAAATCTGAATGATCCCCGTGAACGCATTGAGATTGCACAAAGCCATGCTTTCTACATGCCTTCACTTCTTGGACAACCTTGA